The segment CGATGAAGTTTGCCCCCTTCGGGGTTTGCCTTCATCTCCGCCCCTTCGCTGTGACGCTCGGGTAGTCGATGAAGTTTGCCCCCTTCGGGGTTTGCCTTCATCTCCGCCCATCGCCGGGGCTCGGGAATATGAAGTATTTTACCAAAAAGGGATTGGAAAAATTAAAAAAGGAATTAGATTATTCAAAAAAAGTAAAAAGAAAAGAAATTGCCGAAAGAATAAGAGAGGCGGCTTCTTTTGGCGATAGGTCAGAAAACTTTGCCTATCAACAGGCAAAAGAAGACCAAGCCTTTTTAGAAGGCAGGATTTTGGAATTGGAAAACATAATTCGTCAGGCAAAGATAATTGAAAAGAAAGATGTTGAAAATATTAAAGAGGTTCAAATTGGTTCTTTTATTGCGGTTAATTCCGGCAATAATGAAAGAAAAGAATTTCAAATTGTCGGCCCCGAAGAAGCCAATCCTTTTGAAGGGAAAATTTCTTTTCAGTCACCTTTGGGGAAATCTCTTTTAGGGAAAAGAGTAGGCCAAGAAATAGGGGTTGAGACGCCGGCCGGTAAAGTTAAATATGAAATTTTAAAAATAGATTGAAATTTGCTTTTTTTTTTTTGGATAAGAGTAAAATTAATATAGCCCTGAATAATAAAAATTAAATCAGGCTGAATTAAGTGAAATCAGAGGGTTGTTTGGCTCAAGCCTGGAGCAGCGCTTTTTACCCTGAGTTAATTTCAAAAATCTTTAAAATACAATAATATGGAACAAATCGTTATTCCTCCCATTATTTCAACAATTTTGCCGGTTGCTTTTTTAATATCTCTTGTTTTAGGAATAATCATCAGTATTATTTTTAATTATCATTGGACCCGTTATGGAATTGGTCAAGAAAAAATCAAAAAAGTACGGAAAATATTTTTCGGAGTTTCTTTTATTTTTTTAACCGTAATGATTGTTTCAATAATAATTTACTTTTCGCTTTCATAGCCAATGAAAGCTCGTGTTTATGATTCAACTTTTTGAGGGAGAAAAAATAATTTTGGAAAGAAGAAGGCATTGGTACGTTATTTTTATTGAAGGGCTGATTATTTTTGTTTTGGCCATTCTGCCGTTTTTTATTTTTTTAATAGGAGGGGTTTTTCCCCAGTTGGGGCAATTGCTTTTCGGTCAACTGAAAATGATAATGGCTGTTTTGTTTTTTTTATGTCTTTGGTGGCAGTGGCTTTGGATAATATTTTTTATTTTTTGGACCAACTATTACCTGGACGTCATTATTGTTACCGATAAACGAATTATTGATATTGAACAAAAGGGACTATTTAACCGTGAGCAGGTCATAGTTCATCTCAAAAATATTCAGGATATAAAAGTGGAAGTTTTTGGGATATTGGCAAGCTTGCTCAAATTCGGAAACTTGCATATTCAAACCGCCGGGGCGACAAAAGAGGTTTTAATCAAAAAAATACCAAAACCCCATGAGATTAAAAACACCATTTCAGAGATTATCGTCCAAAATTATCCTTAATGAAAAACAATTTATTTCATTCAAAATCAATTGAAAAAACTCTAGAAGAACTTTCTTCTCATCCGGAAGGATTGACTTTGGAAGAAGTCAAAAACCGTTGGCAAAAATTCGGCCCCAATGAAATACCGGAAAAAGGGGCGCCGCACCCAGTTTTTATTTTTTTTAGGCAGTTTCGCTCTTTTTTAATATATATTCTTATTGGAGCAGCCCTTTTTTCCTTTTTTACCGGCCATATATTTGATGTTTCTATAATTTTGGCCGTTCTTTTATTTAATGCGGTTATGGGCTTTGTCCAGGAGCATAAAGCAGAAAGAGCAATTCGTGCCCTTAAAAAGATTGTTGTTGATTTTACTAATGTTATTAGGGAGGGGGAGTTGTTGAAAATTCCGACTAAGGACTTAGTTCCCGGGGACATTATTTTATTGGAACAAGGAGATAGAATTCCGGCTGACGCCAGATTGTTAGAATTAAAAAATTTTAGAACCATAGAGTCGGCCTTAACTGGCGAGTCCTTGCCGACAGATAAGAACCCTGAAGAATTACCGGAAAAAACACCCTTGGCTGACCAGAAAAATATGGTTTGGCTGGGAACCTTTGTTGCCTCAGGTCAGGCAAAAGCAGTAGTTATAGCAACCGGATTAAAGACTGCCTTGGGTCAAATCGCTCAAAGTTTAGAAGAAATTAAGCCCCTAAAAACTCATTTCAAAATAAAAACCGACTTATTCGCAAAACAAATGGCCGGAATTGCTTTTACTAGCGCGACCATTGTCTTTCTTATTGGATTTATTGTCAAACATCTTGAGTTTGAAGAGACCTTTAGGTTTGCCGTGGCTTCTTTGGTTTCAGGAATCCCTGAAGGACTGCCAGCTGCTTTAGTTATTGTTTTGGCTGTTGGAGCCCGTCGTATGGCAAAAAGAAAGGCCATTATCAGAAACCTTCAAGCGACTGAAACGGCTGGCGTGATAAACGTCATTGCCACTGATAAAACCGGAACCCTTACCCAAAATACGATGGATGTAGAAAAGATAATTTTATTAGAACAAGAAGAAATTACGGTTTCCGGGGAAGGTTGGAGCCCAAAGGGTCAATTTTTCCAAAAAGGAAAAGTTATTTTCCCCTTAGAAAATCCTCAATTACGAAAACTTTTGCATATTGCTTGTATTTGGAACAACGCCAAATTAATAAAAGAAGATAATAAAAAAAACATTTACAAAATTATCGGCGACCCAACTGAAGCAGCTCAAGTTGTTTTAGCCGAGAAAGCCGGCCTTAAAAAAGAAACATTGCTGGGAAAAGAAAAAAAGATAGATGATTTGCCCTTTAATCAGGAATTAAAATACGGCGCTTCGTTGATTGAGCGAAGCGAAGAAGAAAAGATAATCAAGAAGGAAGTTTATGTTTCCGGCGCTCCTGAAACCATATTAAAATTTTCTGTTTTGGGAGTTGGCGAGGTCGAAGAAGATAAATCTTCTTCTTCCCCCTTCGCTACGGCTCGGGTAAAAGAGGAAATGTTAAAAAAAGTAGATGATTTGGCAAAAGAGGGCTTGAGGGTTATTGGATTGGCTTACAAAACCGTTCCTTTGGAAACAGAAAAACTGACCGAGGACCTAATCAAAGACCTGGTTTTTGCCGGAATGGTCGGAATGGAAGATCCGCCCAGGCCCGAAGTAAAAGAAGCCATTGCCAAGGCAAAAACAGCCGGAATAAGAGTTCTTATGAAAACCGGTGACCATAAGGAGACTGCTTTGGCTATTGCTAAAAACATTGGAATGGTTGACGAAAAAGCAGAAGCCCTAACCCAAATGGATTTAGAAGAGTTGTCTGAAAAGGAGTTTGATGAAGCGGTTAAGAATGTTTCAATTTTTGCCCGTTTAACGCCGCAAATGAAATTAAAAATTTTAGAAAGTTTGCAAAAACAGGGCTATGTTGTGGCTATGACCGGAGACGGCGTAAATGACGCCCCGGCTTTAAAAAAGGCCGATATCGGCATTGCTATGGGCCAGATTGGCACCGATGTTGCCAGAGAAAGTAGTTCTGTGGTTCTGGCCGACGATAATTTCGCCTCTATTGTCAATGCTATTGAAGAAGGAAGAACGGTTTTTACCAATGTTAAACAAGTAAGTTTGTTTTTAATCACCACTAATTTTGCCGAAGTCGCGACTTTAGTCCTTTCTTTAATTATTGGCGTTTACTTATGGGGAGAGACCGTTTTGATTATTTTGCCAGCCGCTATTTTATTTCTTAATATGGTTACTGGTGGTTTTACTGTTGCTCCTTTAGCTACAGAGCCACGCCATGAAAACGTTTTAAACAGGCCCCCGAGAAAAAAAGAGGAAAACATTTTGTCTAAGGACGTTCTGCCGTTTTTGGCTTTAATGATTGTGATTATGACTGTTCTTACTATTTTTGTGTTTAATGTTTTTATAGAGCAAGGTTCTTTGGGAAAAGCCAGAGCCGGGGCTTTTGCCGTCATGGCCCTGACTCAATTATTTAATGTGCTTAATATGAGGTCTCTTTCTCAGTCCATTTTTAAAATAGGGTTCTTTTCTAATAAATTCATAATGGCTGGAATGACAGCTTCTGTTTTAGCGATATTAGGAGCTCTCTTTGTCCAAAGAATAGCTGAAAGATTTGGCTTTGAGCCCCTGTTTGTTTCAGAATTTTTAATCATAGCCCTGTTTTCCTCTTTGGTTTTGTGGGGCGGAGAATTATATAAATGGTGGCGTCGAAGAGGATGAAATCCTCTTCTTCACCTTCGCCCCGCCCTGCAGGGCTCGGTCGTCGAAGAAAAATTAAAACCTAAAATGAATAAAATAATTCTAATAATATTTTTACCCCTATTTTTGGTTTTTGGTTATTACATTTTATTTTTTGAGCCAAATAATATTCAAATTGAAAAACAGGTTATTGCTATTGAAAATTTACCCCAGAGATTTGACGGAGTAAAAATTGTTCAGCTTTCAGATTTTCATTCTTTATGGTTTGGCAGCCGAGAAAAAAAGGTTTTAGAAATGCTTGAAAAATTGAACCCGGATTTTGTTTTTATTACCGGTGACTTTGTTGACCCAATCACAAAAGCGATAACTGATAGAAAGTTAAATTCGGTCAAAATTTTTTGGCAGAAATTAGGAGAAAAATACGAAAATCGGATATTCGGAGTTTTGGGTAATCACGATACTAAATTTGTAAAAAATTATCTAATAGAAAGCGGAATCACTATTTTAGACAACGAAAACAAAAAACTAATTCTTAATAATGAACACATTTATTTAGTCGGAGTAGATGATCCCTGGACCCGTCGCGCCAATTTGTCAAAAGCAATGGAAGGGATTGAAAATGAAGGGCCAAAGATATTATTAGCTCACGCGGCAGAGATAATCAATGAAGCGGTAAAAGAAAAAATAGATTTGGTCTTGGTTGGTCATACTCACGGCGGCCAAGTTAATATTCCGATTGTCGGTAGATTAATCCAGCCCCTTTCAAAATATGGTCGGAAATATACTAGCGGGCTTTTTAGAATAGAAGACACTTATTTATATGTTAACCGAGGGATTGGCACCTCTATTTTACCAATCAGATTTAATTGTCCGCCTGAAATTACTTTGATTGAATTAAAAAAATGAACAAAGGAATGATTTTAGCAACAATTTT is part of the Candidatus Nealsonbacteria bacterium genome and harbors:
- a CDS encoding PH domain-containing protein, which encodes MIQLFEGEKIILERRRHWYVIFIEGLIIFVLAILPFFIFLIGGVFPQLGQLLFGQLKMIMAVLFFLCLWWQWLWIIFFIFWTNYYLDVIIVTDKRIIDIEQKGLFNREQVIVHLKNIQDIKVEVFGILASLLKFGNLHIQTAGATKEVLIKKIPKPHEIKNTISEIIVQNYP
- a CDS encoding metallophosphoesterase, whose protein sequence is MNKIILIIFLPLFLVFGYYILFFEPNNIQIEKQVIAIENLPQRFDGVKIVQLSDFHSLWFGSREKKVLEMLEKLNPDFVFITGDFVDPITKAITDRKLNSVKIFWQKLGEKYENRIFGVLGNHDTKFVKNYLIESGITILDNENKKLILNNEHIYLVGVDDPWTRRANLSKAMEGIENEGPKILLAHAAEIINEAVKEKIDLVLVGHTHGGQVNIPIVGRLIQPLSKYGRKYTSGLFRIEDTYLYVNRGIGTSILPIRFNCPPEITLIELKK
- a CDS encoding HAD-IC family P-type ATPase, encoding MKNNLFHSKSIEKTLEELSSHPEGLTLEEVKNRWQKFGPNEIPEKGAPHPVFIFFRQFRSFLIYILIGAALFSFFTGHIFDVSIILAVLLFNAVMGFVQEHKAERAIRALKKIVVDFTNVIREGELLKIPTKDLVPGDIILLEQGDRIPADARLLELKNFRTIESALTGESLPTDKNPEELPEKTPLADQKNMVWLGTFVASGQAKAVVIATGLKTALGQIAQSLEEIKPLKTHFKIKTDLFAKQMAGIAFTSATIVFLIGFIVKHLEFEETFRFAVASLVSGIPEGLPAALVIVLAVGARRMAKRKAIIRNLQATETAGVINVIATDKTGTLTQNTMDVEKIILLEQEEITVSGEGWSPKGQFFQKGKVIFPLENPQLRKLLHIACIWNNAKLIKEDNKKNIYKIIGDPTEAAQVVLAEKAGLKKETLLGKEKKIDDLPFNQELKYGASLIERSEEEKIIKKEVYVSGAPETILKFSVLGVGEVEEDKSSSSPFATARVKEEMLKKVDDLAKEGLRVIGLAYKTVPLETEKLTEDLIKDLVFAGMVGMEDPPRPEVKEAIAKAKTAGIRVLMKTGDHKETALAIAKNIGMVDEKAEALTQMDLEELSEKEFDEAVKNVSIFARLTPQMKLKILESLQKQGYVVAMTGDGVNDAPALKKADIGIAMGQIGTDVARESSSVVLADDNFASIVNAIEEGRTVFTNVKQVSLFLITTNFAEVATLVLSLIIGVYLWGETVLIILPAAILFLNMVTGGFTVAPLATEPRHENVLNRPPRKKEENILSKDVLPFLALMIVIMTVLTIFVFNVFIEQGSLGKARAGAFAVMALTQLFNVLNMRSLSQSIFKIGFFSNKFIMAGMTASVLAILGALFVQRIAERFGFEPLFVSEFLIIALFSSLVLWGGELYKWWRRRG
- the greA gene encoding transcription elongation factor GreA — protein: MKYFTKKGLEKLKKELDYSKKVKRKEIAERIREAASFGDRSENFAYQQAKEDQAFLEGRILELENIIRQAKIIEKKDVENIKEVQIGSFIAVNSGNNERKEFQIVGPEEANPFEGKISFQSPLGKSLLGKRVGQEIGVETPAGKVKYEILKID